A segment of the Malassezia restricta chromosome V, complete sequence genome:
AAAGAGCACGTCAAACTCGACGCCGCTATCGACGATGCGATTGGCATAGCACTCAGCCATCTTTTGAAGCTTCATACCAGAGTTGAAGAGACCGGCATTGAAGAAGTAGGGAGATTGGCGACCAGATTTTAGCGTATACGGCCCACCAAAACGCAGAATATTCCACTGGAGGGCGAGATCAATGTATTCAGCTTGGTACGGCACGAGTGATGTCATGAAAAAAGGAGGCGACCAAGAATGGTTCGGGACTCCACCTCCACCTAGTCACAGAGGGGGCCGTTGCCCCGTGGCCCAAGGTTGGCTCACGACGAAAAATGGCCGAGCCGCCGGAAGCATCGCGCGAAGATTCGATTCTTAGCGAGATCCACTCGCTTGCACCTTACTTTCCATATGATGCGCAAACAAAGAGTGGGCGCACAGACATCAAGTCTCAGGATGCGGagcaagcgccgcatcccCAACCGCATCATGGGCTGCAAGAGAGCATTATGCAATGggagcagcgacgcaagGAGATTCTTTCCGAGGCTGATGATCAAATTGTTGTGAATCggcagcacaggcgcgtGACGCCACATCTTATGGATACGAATGCGCGACTTACGAGCTCGATGACCAACATTGGATCGAGTGTCCTGGCGGATATGACCACGTCCGAGAATCTGAATAATGCGGTTATCATGCCATGGGCCAGTGCGTCCATCAAGGAAGATATCGTGCGCATCATTACTCAGTGGCTTGCAGATGAGGGGTTTGGTGCGACGCGACAGGCTCTCTTAGAAGAAGCCAACCTCAAAGTCCGTGAAcacgacgacgagatcGATGAGCGCCACAAGTTGCGCATGTTTTTACTGGAAGGCAATTGGGCCGAAGTGGAAAAGATGTCGACGAAGCCGTTTTTGCAGTCGCACAAGGCGTTTTTGTACGCCATTTTTCGGCAGCAATTTCTCGAGTTTATTGAAAATCGCGAATTTCAAAAGGCCTTTACGTTTCTAATCAAGCGGCTCAAGCCCCTAGAACACTATCAGCCGCATGCTGCCGAGTTTGGTGATCTGTGCTACCTACTCTCGGCCAAGAGTGTCACGGATGCCCCGTCCTTCCGGATGTGGGAGGGTATTCAGCCAGGCCGAGAGGCGCTTGTGGCTGAGTTTGCGTCCTTTCTTGAGCCGGGTCGTTTGGACCGGGAAGAGCTCCTTCTTTCTGAGAAGGAAGAGAAGGCCGCGACGCGTGATACCGCCTACATACCGCCGCACCGTCTGCTCACGCTGTTGCACCAGGCCATGGCGTACCAGGTCGAGTTTGCCCGCTACCAGAAGCGGACGGTTCCGGTTGtgtcgacgctgctgcatgacTATGCTGGTTTTGTCGTGCCGAATCGATGCCGCATGTCGCTCCGTGGCCATACGCAAAATGTCAAAtgcgtgcgcttcgtcggcgacgacggccgAAAGCTGGTAAGTGGCTCGAGTGACTGTACGGTGCGTCTGTGGGACACGAATACGGGCGCTTGTGACGCTGTGCTCGAGGGTCACGGCAGTCGCATTTGGGATGTGGATGCGTCGCACACAGGTGCGTGGATCGCGAGTGCGAGCAGCGACTCGACGGTGCGGCTGTGGAACGTGGAGTCAAAGCTGCCGCATCTCACGCTCCGTTGTGGATTTGGTGATGTGTACTGCTGTCGCTTTAGTCCTGATCAGGGCCAACTTGTGACGGGTGGCTACGACAAGCTCGTGCGGCTGTATGACCTTGCGAGTGGCACTGTCACGCGCATGTTCCCTGGGCACCAGCTGGGTGTGTCGTCCGCCGTGTTCAGTCCCCAGGGCAGTCTCATTGCGACGGGTGCGAAGGATACGAGTGTGCGGTTCTGGGACACGCTCAGTGGCGTGTGTGTCCGCACGCTGCCTGGCCATCTGGGTGAGGTGACCTCCGTCGAGATGAGCGATGATGggcgccagctgctgacCTCGTCCAAGGACAATTCGCACCGCCTGTGGGATATGCGCATGCTTCGTCCGCTTCAGCGGTTCAAGGGTCACCAAAACACGTCCAAGAACTTTATCCGCTGTACCTTTGCGCATCCGAGTCTGATTGTGAGTGGCTCGGAGGATGGACTTGTGTACATGTGGGGCCAAGAATCGTCGTTGGCTCTGCAGACGCTCAAAGGACACGGCACGGACAGTCACCCTGCTGCGGCTACGGTGGGCGGTCGGAAGCAGGTCGTGGTGTACAGCGCTGCGTGGAACAAGGTCCAAGGCCTACtcgccagctgcgccgacGATGGCACGGTGCGTCTCTGGGACTGGACGCCGCCCCACGATGCCCCATAGACCTTTTTGTACATTAGCAGCTTGACAGCGCCTGCCTCGAGCGCTGGGGCCCTGATGATGAGTCAGCAATacgacggcgccgatcgTTGCCACCCGCGTTGATGGCGGCCTTTTTGCGGCGGGACGTGTACATCGAGCTGGACGatgggcgtcgtgcgaTCCGTGGTGTGCTCGTGTGTGTGGACCGTGAGGGCAACGCGATTCTGCAAGAGGCGACAGAGCACGTTGTGGGCGCGGCCCAGCCTGGgccgcgcgccgagcgcatcatgccgCTTGTCATGATACCCGGTCGGCACATCGTGCGAGTAGCTACGAAAGAGGTGTCTTCTCTCTATACGTAGAGCATGCTTACTGGCGCATGTTCTTCTGGAGGCGCTCATACACCTGGGGTTAGTAGAAGCGTACGTACGGCTTGCAGCTCCTCCTTCGGTGGCTGGGTCGATGGCCAGCCGACGACCAGTCCCTGCTCGCTCGAAGGCTTCGGGATGACGTGGACTGCGGCGTGAGTGGCAAAGACGTACAGTGCACATGGTCGACGACCTGGTGCGCCAGTCGGCCGTTGTTTTGCAGGATATTGTATTCCGGCGCACCGGTCGCTATCGCCACCTTCTTGGCGATCGGCAAAATGTCCTGCAAGTACTCATccggcagctcgtgcatcTTGGCGGCGTGGTACTTGGGGATGACGAGGCTATGACCAGGTGAGCATGGTCCAATGTCGAGGAAAGCATACGACTTGTCCGTCTCATACAGCTTCATCGATGGAATCTTTCCATCCACAATCTTGCAGAAAATACAGTTGGCGTCGTGCGACATCCTGGCAACGTTTCggagcagcgtgcgtgtcgGACGCAGAATCTTGGGCACAAAAGGTGTCGTACGAGCTCGGGGCCGGCCTGCTGCACGTCCGTGCGggcatcacgtgacattGATCCCTGGGTCGTGCCTGGGCTGCGAAGGCGGTCGGTATGGCGCCGACCGTGTACTGGACGCCACCGATGCGGACGGATGTGGCGAGCGAGCCGGAGCGAGCGGGTGAGCCACACGTGGTGCCTACACCAGCGTCTGTACCGGATGTGACGCCGTCGATTTGTCTCTCGCTCGTGGAATTCAAGGATATGCTGCGCCAGTtccgcgccgtcgacgacggTGTGACGCTCCGGCTGAACCGTGCGTTTGCACAGTCGCGTGATACCGGGTCGTCAGCCCCTCCTTCGCTTTTACAGCGTCATGACAAGTCGTTttcgtcgtcgagcgcgacggATTTGGGCCGCACGACGTACGCGTCCGTCCCGGACACGATGTGCGCGGCGATTTGGacggagctcgtgcagctaTGGACGCGGCGTGAAGACACGATCAAGTACTGTATCGACGTGAATGCGAAGCACATGCCACGTCCACTGTCCCGAGATGACCGCCTCGATCTGGATCGGGCGCCGGCCGCTGCCTCGGTGCCCGCGACGGCAGTGAGCCGTGGCGAGTCGGACGCGGAATTCACGAtgcggcagctgcgcaacGAGCTGGCGATCGAGGCTatcgtgcgccgccggtCCCTCGACGTGTTCAAATCACGCTGTCGACTCTTTTCGCCGGCCCACACGGAGCGGGAGCAGGCATATTGGCGGGGTTACTAAAGG
Coding sequences within it:
- a CDS encoding NACHT domain protein, with product MAEPPEASREDSILSEIHSLAPYFPYDAQTKSGRTDIKSQDAEQAPHPQPHHGLQESIMQWEQRRKEILSEADDQIVVNRQHRRVTPHLMDTNARLTSSMTNIGSSVLADMTTSENLNNAVIMPWASASIKEDIVRIITQWLADEGFGATRQALLEEANLKVREHDDEIDERHKLRMFLLEGNWAEVEKMSTKPFLQSHKAFLYAIFRQQFLEFIENREFQKAFTFLIKRLKPLEHYQPHAAEFGDLCYLLSAKSVTDAPSFRMWEGIQPGREALVAEFASFLEPGRLDREELLLSEKEEKAATRDTAYIPPHRLLTLLHQAMAYQVEFARYQKRTVPVVSTLLHDYAGFVVPNRCRMSLRGHTQNVKCVRFVGDDGRKLVSGSSDCTVRLWDTNTGACDAVLEGHGSRIWDVDASHTGAWIASASSDSTVRLWNVESKLPHLTLRCGFGDVYCCRFSPDQGQLVTGGYDKLVRLYDLASGTVTRMFPGHQLGVSSAVFSPQGSLIATGAKDTSVRFWDTLSGVCVRTLPGHLGEVTSVEMSDDGRQLLTSSKDNSHRLWDMRMLRPLQRFKGHQNTSKNFIRCTFAHPSLIVSGSEDGLVYMWGQESSLALQTLKGHGTDSHPAAATVGGRKQVVVYSAAWNKVQGLLASCADDGTVRLWDWTPPHDAP
- a CDS encoding N-alpha-acetyltransferase 38, NatC auxiliary subunit: MAAFLRRDVYIELDDGRRAIRGVLVCVDREGNAILQEATEHVVGAAQPGPRAERIMPLVMIPGRHIVRVATKEVSSLYT
- a CDS encoding HIT family protein 1, whose amino-acid sequence is MSHDANCIFCKIVDGKIPSMKLYETDKSYAFLDIGPCSPGHSLVIPKYHAAKMHELPDEYLQDILPIAKKVAIATGAPEYNILQNNGRLAHQVVDHVHFHVIPKPSSEQGLVVGWPSTQPPKEELQAVYERLQKNMRQ
- a CDS encoding caffeine-induced death protein 2 → MAPTVYWTPPMRTDVASEPERAGEPHVVPTPASVPDVTPSICLSLVEFKDMLRQFRAVDDGVTLRLNRAFAQSRDTGSSAPPSLLQRHDKSFSSSSATDLGRTTYASVPDTMCAAIWTELVQLWTRREDTIKYCIDVNAKHMPRPLSRDDRLDLDRAPAAASVPATAVSRGESDAEFTMRQLRNELAIEAIVRRRSLDVFKSRCRLFSPAHTEREQAYWRGY